The following is a genomic window from Impatiens glandulifera unplaced genomic scaffold, dImpGla2.1, whole genome shotgun sequence.
aaaaacagaaaaaaagctattaataataattagagaGAAAGATAAGCATGATAAGAAAAGAAgaatagaaaaacaaatttacCAAATGAACGGACGACTTTTTTAGAGCTTTAAAGAGAAAGAAATTGATGCCCTTTCAAATCAAAAGATGAACTCacaacttatatttaaaattttgacataaaaaataaataaattataaattagccaaaagttaccattttttttttattgttgtgtAAATGCGAGATTGAATGGACTacgagaaaataaaaaaataaaagttttgttTTTGACTCAATTTTCAGTTAATAAATCATACTTCCCAAATAAAAGGCATCTTCCAAACAAGTTAATATAATACAcgttcattaattaatataataatgacaAAGTGAGGCCTAAGACAAATAATCATCAACATGACATGATCACAGCAAAattaaggacttgtttgatataagtttttaaacataattttaattttggaaaaaataaataaaattattttagttaagttattaaaaattcttttatctttgatatatgaattttataataataaaattaaagtatcattatttgatatttataaaatgatttaatttatttaattgatggtgaatatagaaatatatgaatttaatcaagggttatgttatattttgaacATTATATCTTCAAAATCAAGATTCATAAGAAAATTTATCAATGATCAATGTCAATAACCCaaagtttttttcaaataattaaaatatcaaacaaggtccatttttttttctctatttatataattcCCCACTTCCCCAACACTATCATAACCCTTGTCTCCCTCTTCTTCCTTtacctctttctctctcaactGTTAGAAACACAACACGCGCAATCTTAATTTCTCTATCTCTCTAGCCATTTGCAGAAATACAAGCTATCAATTCCTTATTCCTTTCataacttttcaaataatccagaTCTTTTCATTCAATTCTCTCTCTAGCTACATGATTTTCAACATGCCCCATGAACAACTCACCTCACTTCCAAGAACAAGCAGTTGCAGCAGTACCAAAAGATTAATAATCCCCTCaacctataataataataataataatcatagaTCAGTTCCACTCCTCCCGGAATCCGATCGCCGGAATCACCCTTCCTCCTCATCTCCGGCCACCTTTCGCCGCCtcttctcatcatcatccggtatatatatatatccttccCTCATCGATCAATCATATGTTAATTTTGGTCAACTTAATtaagattgtttttttttagaaatggtaaacaatatttattgattaatgTTTATAATTGATATGCAGTAATATTTTCAATCTTCAAATCAATAGTGAATCTTGTGGTCCCCACCACGTGTCGTTGGCTTACAATACCGACCGTAACACCAACAATCTCCCTCGGTCGAAAAGTAACCGGAACCCTCTTCGGTAACCGCCGCGGCCACGTCAGCTTCGCAGTGCAACTCGACCCGAGATCCGAACCCGTATTCGTCATAGAGCTAGCCATCACCACTTCGGGTCTCGTCAAGGAAATGTCGTCGGGGTTGGTTCGAATTGCGTTGGAATCTGAGAAGGGTAGAAATTATTCATCGGGTAATGGGTCGACCCGACCCGGGAAATTGTTTGGAGAACCTGTTTGGACGATGTATTGTAACGGAAAGAAATGCGGGTATGCGACGACGAGGATGTTTACTGAGTCGGATTGGCATGTGTTGAGTATGGTGAAGAGTGTTTCGGTTGGGGCAGGAGTTATTCCGGTTGTCGACGATGGGAGGAAGGGAAACGGGTCGGCCTCCGAAGGGGAATTGCTTTATATGCGGGCTAAGTTTGAACGGGTCGTGGGTAGTAGGGATTCAGAGGCTTTTTATATGCTTAACCCGGATGGAAATGGTGGACCCGAACTAAGCATCTTTCTTCTTagaatatgatatattttacttattatataagattaaacaaaattatacatcAATATACTtgtattttaaacaaatttccACTTTGTATTATCAGTTCATCACATTTTAGGGTTAGTTTTATTCGACCAATTGCATGGCAATCTAATGATTTTCGATTGcaatgtaataatattattgtagcAAGGCTTGTATGTCTTTGTGTACTATAATCCGTTTAATGACATCTTTCTTTGTAAAATAAGGTCATGTTAAGTATTATGTCTTATTATtaagagttttttaaaatttgacttgtagaatatttttatgttaattttctttaaaatgagTTAGTCATATAATAATTAACCAGATATGTATAAATTTCTTTGTAATTATAATACTTGTACCCCAATTAAATCGAAATCTTTTTCGATATACGACTAATCTCCGCGTGTTAACACATGTTACTTAACTGCAATCACacttaacaaatttaattaggTGAATGGAATGTACCGCCTGACAGACCTAAACCTATGACTTTACGAAGGATTAAGCATGACAATAGGGCGGATCGAAATGGAGAATGCGTTTACCATCCCCGCCACATTCTACTTCGGGATTTTTTACTATCGTTCTCATCCCattcaattttgaaaaatccCCACGGAGAACAATTTTAACATattctctaaaaataaatatttaataaaatatataaacgatttttttaataatatatattgtaatatattaaaattttatattattataaaattataaacttaaaactcttataaaatatgaaaaataaataaatatattaataatattatatatttaattgtgtttattagtgttCGGGACAGAATCAAGTGAGATCGGAGCGGAGACACAAATATCACCATAACCTCATCCTCGATCAATTAACAGTCAAATCCGAGAAATCCGCCGTCTCCACGAATAATTCGGAAGAAAAACCCTAAAACGGATTAAAATTATCATTCTATGAAGTTGATTATTGCATGAGAATTGATAGGATTCATGAATaacaaaacgtgtgaaaaaaaaacatttctgaCCAACACTAGACAACGTTTTATTTCTCCCACTAAGATTGATTAATAACAATGATTACCATCATCTCTACTGTTAGTAAAGCTTAACTCTGTTAGAACacgttaatttataattaaatgtgaaataaaatgaatttatattttaaaaattaatgttgtGATTCATAACATAACCAAACAAGCttgtactaataaaaataatgtatttatttatcatGACAGATGAATGGGTTGACTCGATTGTAACTAGAAATTTGTTATAAAATGTagttttaaatagattattattattaagaggacaaataattgaataaaaaaatgagtatatatattttataagtagTTTAAGTGGGTGGGACTGCATATTTGCATGCGCATTGAGTACTATATAACTCGTGCAGGCTTATtggttcaatattattattttatttaagataccCCTAATTTTCAAccttcaattttataaaaattaattttggacatttttttttattataaagatTGAACTTTCATGCAATCATATCGCAAACCTTCCAAAAACACTTTCCCAATCAAGTTCTCAACAACATTATTATGATCAAGTACAcaataaatcaaaaatttcaaacataataattcGATTGTAAATTAATATAGCATGTTAtctaattgaattacaattcaatatAGAATTTTATACCATCGTTACAATTATAACTccaattgtaattttaattatattagtccAAACTCCAAACACAACTTATATTAATTTGTCACTATATATAGCCTTTGCCGGCTTTGAAAGAATAATAAcccaaatatataataataactttttttgaAATGAGAAAAAGGCTATATTAATCAGAATATTTAGTACTTGATTGAAATGAAATGATTtgaaccaaatatatatatatatatatatatatatatatatatatatgaaatgattgttatttggattataaattaaaatatttgtgttatttaaatttttatttaaaaaaaatatataatttaatattttaattaatgatttaaataataataaattaaataacatagTACTTCAAACAAGACCTTGTAGTCAAATATTTAAGGTTTTTTCTACTTTACTTATCATAAATAccttcaaaatttatattagggaattcatcaaattattaattttattattttatgaactgatacaaacaaaaaaaacttatattttgcaattataatttatttattggaataaataatttaattaattaattaaagtaattttagaGAGAAATATTAGGAGactcacatttttattcatataatttatttttctatatttatattttattttaatttattatgtttagctttaattatatatattccatttaaaaattaaataatttattaattgaataaggATGCAAATagattttggagaaaatgttAATAAAGTTGAGTAGTTTATGTTATTTGACTAATTGTatttatgtcgtttcgtgtgtatacttgTACTAGTGTAATGTCTATATTCGTGTTGTGTCTGTATCATTTTGTGACCGTGTTACGattgtataaactcataatcatgATCGTGTTGTCTCGTTCTTGTGTCGTGTGTAATCCACGACCCGAGTTagataatattgtatcgtgTCATTCTGTACTAATATAGTGTTGAATCGTGTCGATTCGTGTTGATCCAACTAATTTCCCGGCTCTAATCCAATTGCAAACCCTTTCTTATTCGAAGTTAAACTTGGTCGTGAGAAATTTCTCCAAATTTAATACCATATATGGAAACTTCAATTATTCTACTCtgtatacatttaaataaatttaaagaaaataaatatatatatatatatgaattaatattttaaatagatagaaagacaaagaaagaaatatatacCAATGATGAAGAGGTTGGTCTTCCATTAATTGGACTTTCTCTAGAGATTCTTACAAGTTCTCGGGGAAGAAGGATGTGCGATCTGAGAGGAAATGATCTCTCCTACCACCTCTCCTTCAACCCGGGGTTGAATCTCTTCTTCACCAACATGTCTCATCTCTTTTTCTTCAACCCAGGGttgaatctcttcttctttagcttgTCTTGTCTTTTCTTCACCCATGGTTGAATCTTTTCTTCACCCAGGGTTGAATCTTTTCTTCAGCAGTAGGTTTAGTCTCTTCTTCAACCCATGTTTAAATCTCTTTAGTGACATTTCCTTCAACATTCATTGGTTCTACCTCTCCGTCCCACGGCTGAATCTCCACATCCATGACAAGATAATTTAAGTATATGCAACATGCATGCAACTATTAAAGATTAATTCATTTGGAGAGATGATAAATGTACGAAGAAATGAATGttaatataaagttaatttagGTCATGTGACTAGTTGTATTTATGTCATTTTGTGTGTGTATTCATGCTTATGTCGTGTTTATactcgtgtcgtgtctatactcgtttCGTGTCTGTATCAACTCGTGTCTGTGTTATGATTGTATAAACTCGTAATTGTGTTGTGTTCGTATCGTCTCGTGTAattgtgtcgtgtccaactcACGACTAGagtgaaataatattgtattgtgtCGGTCCGTACTAATATCGTATTGTATTGTGTCGGTTCGTGTTGATCCAACTCATTGCTCAACTCTAATTCCCTCCATCActcttcattatatatatatatatatatatatatatatatatatatatatatatataattaattttagtaaaaaaaatcattttttttataatttattattctaaaataaaatttttaagtttttactaaaaaaaaaaatggttcaaTTGTCTtgtgattttatatttaatacccattttttaatagtaaatatgattttttacttttttttaagaaatcctctaactattttatatttaccaTAATACCTTATCAATTATGTTTTGTTGTTAAGCTGTTTACAATTGAATAATTATCAAACTTGCATATCAATTCTCATTTCACTAACCTTTATTGATAatcttcaatttttaatttttgtataaattaaatttaacaaaattataaatacaaatatatgaGTACCCATGATTTCTTAATTTTccaatttaattcattaattatttttttaattaataaaaaaatagataaaatatttactcgttttatttataactttttatttatttatttaaatttattaattttttttttcaaattcaccTCAATCACTCCAATTTC
Proteins encoded in this region:
- the LOC124917392 gene encoding protein MIZU-KUSSEI 1-like encodes the protein MIFNMPHEQLTSLPRTSSCSSTKRLIIPSTYNNNNNNHRSVPLLPESDRRNHPSSSSPATFRRLFSSSSVIFSIFKSIVNLVVPTTCRWLTIPTVTPTISLGRKVTGTLFGNRRGHVSFAVQLDPRSEPVFVIELAITTSGLVKEMSSGLVRIALESEKGRNYSSGNGSTRPGKLFGEPVWTMYCNGKKCGYATTRMFTESDWHVLSMVKSVSVGAGVIPVVDDGRKGNGSASEGELLYMRAKFERVVGSRDSEAFYMLNPDGNGGPELSIFLLRI